TGCCGCTCATGCCACAGGCACAGAATACCACGGTCAACGTATCGGTGCGATCTCTGACATGAGCGTCTTTAGCTTCTATGCCAACAAAAATATCACAACAGGCGAAGGAGGCATGCTCACAACCAATCATCCTGAATGGGACGAACGTTTGCGCCCACTTTCTCTGCACGGTCTGAGCAAAGATGCCTGGAAGCGTTTTTCTGAAGGCGGGTTTAAAACCTATTTGGTGGAAGAACCTGGTTTCAAATACAATATGACGGATATTCAAGCAGCCTTGGGTTTGGTCCAATTGGGAAAAAGTGAAGACTTTTTAGAGAAAAGAGCACAGTGTGCCCACTTCTATCGCAAGGAACTTCAAGAACTTCCTGTCCATATTCCTACAGAGATTCCAAATATCCGTCACTCTCACCATCTGTTTATGCTGCAATTAAATGAACAAAAACTTTCAATCTCACGCGATCAACTGATAGACCAGCTGCATCAACGGGGTATTGGCTCTGCGGTCCACTATTTCCCGATTCATTTTCACCCCTTTTATCAGCGTCTCATGCCCCAAGCAATGCAAGAACTACCCTATGCCACCCGAGCAGGGCAGAATTTAATCTCACTTCCCATTTACCCTGATTTAAGCCAAGAAGATCAGAACTATGTTATTCAGTGTGTAAAAGAAATACTCAACAAATAAAGTTTAATGTTCAAATATACTCTATTATTTTTTGTTTTATTCTCATTTAACCCTTCTTTCGCACAAATAAATATCGCAACCAAAAACGCAGGAGAAAAAACAGGCGCTTTTCTCGGCCAGCAGGCTTCTCTTTTAAAATCGCCAAAGCGACAGCTCTTCCCGCTTCGTATCGGCATTTTGCCCTGGTATTTTGAAACACCCGTTCCGCTTTCGCAAGCACTTGAAAGCACATGGGCCCAGCGGCTCTCTGAAACTCAAAGTGCGCGGTTTCAGTTCAAAAGATTAAGCCCTGAAATTTTAAAAGCAGCAAGTCCT
The window above is part of the bacterium (Candidatus Blackallbacteria) CG13_big_fil_rev_8_21_14_2_50_49_14 genome. Proteins encoded here:
- a CDS encoding UDP-4-amino-4,6-dideoxy-N-acetyl-beta-L-altrosamine transaminase, with the translated sequence MQQRQVPFHKYSFNHLEESAMIETLRSGWITRGPKVAEFETAFADYTSAKHALALNSCTAGLHLALIALNLQPGDEVITTPLTFVATVNMIVRSGATPVLADIDPATLNISVKEIEKKISAKTKAIIPVHLAGQPCDMQPILELARSKEIIVIEDAAHATGTEYHGQRIGAISDMSVFSFYANKNITTGEGGMLTTNHPEWDERLRPLSLHGLSKDAWKRFSEGGFKTYLVEEPGFKYNMTDIQAALGLVQLGKSEDFLEKRAQCAHFYRKELQELPVHIPTEIPNIRHSHHLFMLQLNEQKLSISRDQLIDQLHQRGIGSAVHYFPIHFHPFYQRLMPQAMQELPYATRAGQNLISLPIYPDLSQEDQNYVIQCVKEILNK